Proteins from a genomic interval of Candidatus Krumholzibacteriia bacterium:
- a CDS encoding FlgD immunoglobulin-like domain containing protein, whose amino-acid sequence DGAPDLAIPYQEGVAYGTNTCPATACAVSTSAPSATRSGLERVEIHPNPFNPRTQVSFDLARSAAVSISIHDAAGRRVRTLLPEATFTAGRHQVVWTGRDDEGRPVASGVYHYHVAVDGEIAAAGRVTLAK is encoded by the coding sequence GCGACGGTGCGCCGGACCTCGCGATCCCCTACCAGGAGGGTGTGGCGTACGGCACGAACACCTGCCCGGCCACGGCCTGCGCCGTCAGTACCTCGGCCCCCTCCGCCACGCGCTCCGGACTCGAGCGCGTGGAGATCCACCCGAACCCGTTCAACCCACGCACGCAGGTTTCCTTCGATCTCGCGCGGAGCGCCGCGGTGTCGATCTCGATCCACGACGCCGCTGGACGCCGGGTGCGAACTCTGCTACCGGAGGCCACGTTCACCGCCGGACGTCACCAGGTCGTCTGGACCGGGCGCGACGACGAAGGTCGGCCCGTGGCTTCGGGCGTGTACCATTACCACGTCGCCGTCGACGGCGAGATCGCGGCCGCCGGTCGCGTGACGCTCGCGAAGTAG
- a CDS encoding sigma-70 family RNA polymerase sigma factor — protein MLKTKASLSRSDTVTLVDLCRQGDEHAWRVLVERYENLVYSTALGTGLDREAASEVHQRVWVELHRSLHRLRDPQALPKWLIVTARRLSYEQSVRSAKQVVDLSDELVDPSPSSDTSIEKLQESQLVHQALRRMRGRCHQLLQMLFFEDPRPAYRDVADRLGVAVGTLGSMRSRCLARLRELMEEST, from the coding sequence GTGTTGAAGACGAAGGCCAGCCTGTCGCGCAGCGACACCGTCACCCTGGTCGACCTCTGTCGGCAGGGCGACGAGCACGCCTGGCGGGTCCTCGTCGAGCGCTACGAGAACCTGGTGTACTCCACGGCCCTCGGAACCGGGCTCGACCGCGAGGCGGCCTCGGAAGTGCACCAGCGGGTGTGGGTGGAACTGCACCGCTCGCTGCACCGGCTGCGCGACCCCCAGGCGTTGCCGAAGTGGTTGATCGTGACGGCCCGCCGCTTGTCATACGAACAATCCGTACGCTCGGCGAAGCAGGTCGTCGACCTGAGCGACGAGCTGGTCGATCCCAGCCCGTCGAGTGACACCTCGATCGAGAAACTGCAGGAGTCCCAGCTCGTCCATCAGGCCCTTCGCCGCATGCGAGGCCGCTGTCATCAGCTCCTGCAGATGCTGTTCTTCGAGGACCCTCGTCCCGCCTACCGCGACGTCGCCGACCGACTCGGCGTGGCCGTGGGCACCCTCGGATCCATGCGCTCCCGTTGCCTGGCCCGGCTGCGCGAACTGATGGAGGAATCGACATGA
- a CDS encoding tetratricopeptide repeat protein — protein MPETGLDVARRARIEEAVTGGPAEELWSVWTTDGSADEGFAAAYAGLMTWARIDPPAALRVLQTLRRRGMRGLDAPRRARLVRLHGHVLRANGRFREAAVQYADAVDRFEAEGEDSEVLRTAIGRVDVLAMLDDFDTALELARSARRGLARLETVLTARLDVNVGALQHRIGRPKQAIETYHRARRVLKRAGLDTDVALVDFDLGQSLLELGRLAEAERSFHRSHDVFEARGFTAQALRARFGRATSRIQRGHWDEGFDALQEIHTALEALGDEQAVAALRWELSRVWGAFGDLDRALEEAGGAKEVYERLGIGRDAAHVARWSARWLRDLGRLSDARVRLERVREHFESIGDRDTLRRIDVDLAGILVAEERDDEARTLLTGLQPALDRSDASTALRCRVLLAGIDERQGRHASALRRARRARDDARGPLGRLERPGIALVLARAEAGLEHSGPACRWAKRAARDLEDLAGATDDEALRRTLWTRRADVVRDAVDVVLTHGGRRADRDALDMLIRARSREVIEALLAEMPAMSREARARIALLRQELLDAEDGPQGDVRTRTIARDVQRLDQDVHRRLRRRFAVVRQTSESARLSNWSSRVRGQSVVVFERIGHRWCAFVIEDGRVHRTDLDLDVDRLRSLWRPLQLLFEAASGMPTARRRRFLDRTRNEATERLTALGEAMWTPLAIEHDRVHVILPAELHDVPVEAAGELVHGERTLVTSRWPHPALIRTDRPRRRGTAVLLHDGTAGRRNEVDEIARSLMPLGTPVIRGTERARLDEAEAIGLFHVAAHGAVSRGHWIGTGILLGDGWLGLEEIAGDRRYRDATLFFASCASGQQSLRPQGRFDGWVSAGLGSGAREIVLALWKIDDRVSTEFTRSFYRTWSEGVLAADAASRTRREAIVERRHPYGWATFTVVG, from the coding sequence GTGCCTGAGACCGGCCTCGACGTCGCGCGCCGCGCGCGGATCGAGGAGGCCGTGACCGGAGGTCCGGCCGAAGAGCTGTGGTCCGTCTGGACGACGGACGGCTCGGCCGACGAGGGCTTCGCTGCCGCTTATGCAGGTCTGATGACCTGGGCACGGATCGATCCGCCCGCGGCCCTGCGGGTCCTGCAGACGCTGCGGCGGCGCGGCATGCGGGGACTCGACGCGCCACGCCGGGCACGTCTGGTCCGTCTGCACGGTCACGTCCTGCGCGCCAACGGGCGGTTCCGCGAAGCCGCGGTGCAGTACGCCGACGCGGTGGATCGATTCGAAGCCGAGGGCGAGGACTCGGAGGTCCTCCGCACGGCCATCGGTCGCGTGGACGTCCTGGCGATGCTCGACGACTTCGACACGGCCCTGGAGCTGGCACGAAGCGCCCGGCGTGGCCTGGCCCGGCTCGAGACCGTGCTGACCGCCCGCCTCGACGTGAACGTCGGCGCTCTCCAGCACCGCATCGGACGCCCGAAACAGGCCATCGAGACCTACCACCGCGCCCGACGGGTCCTGAAGCGGGCCGGGCTCGACACCGACGTCGCGCTGGTGGACTTCGATCTCGGGCAGAGCCTGCTCGAACTCGGTCGCCTGGCCGAGGCCGAACGCAGCTTCCACCGGAGCCACGACGTGTTCGAGGCTCGGGGCTTCACGGCCCAGGCCCTCCGCGCACGTTTCGGCCGGGCCACGAGCCGGATCCAGCGCGGCCACTGGGACGAGGGCTTCGACGCGCTGCAGGAGATCCACACGGCCCTCGAGGCGCTGGGCGACGAGCAGGCCGTCGCCGCACTCCGCTGGGAACTGAGTCGCGTGTGGGGCGCCTTCGGCGACCTGGACCGCGCCCTCGAGGAAGCCGGCGGCGCCAAGGAGGTCTACGAGCGTCTGGGGATCGGGCGCGACGCCGCCCACGTCGCCCGGTGGAGTGCCCGCTGGTTGCGCGACCTGGGTCGTCTCTCCGATGCCAGGGTTCGCCTCGAGCGCGTCCGGGAACACTTCGAGTCGATCGGCGACCGTGACACCCTGCGCCGGATCGACGTGGACCTCGCCGGGATCCTCGTCGCCGAGGAACGCGACGACGAAGCCCGTACGCTGCTGACCGGTCTGCAACCCGCTCTCGATCGCTCGGATGCCTCCACCGCACTGCGCTGCCGTGTCCTGCTCGCCGGGATCGACGAACGGCAGGGGCGTCACGCCAGCGCTCTGCGCCGGGCCCGCCGCGCGCGGGACGACGCCCGTGGCCCGCTGGGCCGACTCGAACGGCCCGGGATCGCGCTCGTCCTGGCCCGCGCCGAGGCCGGGCTGGAACACTCCGGCCCCGCCTGCCGCTGGGCGAAGCGCGCGGCCCGCGACCTCGAGGACCTGGCCGGCGCGACCGACGACGAGGCCCTGCGCCGCACGCTCTGGACCCGCCGCGCCGACGTCGTCCGTGACGCGGTCGACGTCGTCCTCACCCACGGTGGACGCCGCGCCGACCGCGACGCCCTGGACATGCTGATCCGCGCTCGCTCGCGCGAGGTGATCGAGGCCCTGTTGGCCGAGATGCCCGCGATGTCACGGGAAGCGCGGGCTCGGATCGCGCTGTTGCGCCAGGAACTCCTCGACGCCGAGGACGGACCGCAGGGCGACGTCCGCACCCGCACCATCGCGCGCGACGTACAACGCCTCGACCAGGACGTCCACCGCCGTCTCCGGCGACGCTTCGCGGTCGTCCGGCAGACCAGCGAGAGCGCGCGACTGTCGAACTGGTCGTCGCGTGTCCGCGGACAATCGGTCGTCGTGTTCGAACGCATCGGCCACCGCTGGTGCGCCTTCGTGATCGAAGACGGACGCGTCCATCGGACCGACCTCGACCTCGACGTCGATCGTCTGCGGTCCCTGTGGCGTCCTCTCCAACTGCTCTTCGAGGCTGCTTCGGGAATGCCGACCGCGCGGCGGCGCCGCTTCCTGGACCGGACACGGAACGAAGCCACCGAACGCCTGACCGCGTTGGGGGAGGCCATGTGGACACCGCTGGCGATCGAACACGACCGTGTGCACGTGATCCTGCCCGCGGAGCTGCACGACGTTCCGGTCGAGGCTGCCGGCGAGCTCGTGCACGGCGAGCGAACGCTCGTGACGTCACGATGGCCCCACCCCGCCCTGATCCGGACCGACCGGCCCCGGCGGCGAGGCACGGCGGTCCTGTTGCACGACGGAACCGCGGGGCGGCGCAACGAGGTCGACGAGATCGCCCGGTCGCTCATGCCGCTGGGGACACCGGTGATCCGCGGCACCGAACGCGCCCGTCTGGACGAGGCCGAGGCCATCGGCCTGTTCCACGTGGCGGCGCACGGTGCGGTCTCGCGTGGTCACTGGATCGGAACGGGGATCCTGCTCGGCGACGGCTGGCTCGGGCTGGAGGAAATCGCCGGGGACCGCCGCTATCGCGATGCCACCCTCTTCTTCGCGAGCTGTGCGTCAGGACAGCAGTCGCTGAGGCCCCAGGGTCGCTTCGACGGGTGGGTCTCGGCCGGGCTGGGCAGTGGAGCCCGCGAGATCGTGTTGGCGCTGTGGAAGATCGACGACCGCGTGTCGACGGAGTTCACGCGGTCGTTCTACCGGACCTGGTCCGAGGGAGTGCTGGCCGCCGATGCCGCCAGCCGCACACGCCGTGAAGCGATCGTGGAGCGACGCCATCCCTACGGCTGGGCCACCTTCACCGTCGTTGGTTGA
- a CDS encoding S8 family serine peptidase — MQRCLLVVVSAAVILVAVGCESGSDRFRADSPVDPGAHAFERAGNSGPESNEGTIVLLGGADAAADPVEILRDLGLEHLVTAISSNLARLENLPIDLTELELDPRIVAVQSNHGVVLGEPSDLTMAFFEGDVETTDLDLRPEFRPLRLAEVHREADGSGIRVAILDTGVDTVHPYLQGRLELVDVPSLGPVQETADGIDDDGDGFVDEAYGHGSHVAGIVATVAPGATLVPFRILSDDGVGTAYELALGLRAAIHADVDVINLSLSIGEESNVVSALIDRARAQGIVVVASGGNTGAQATYPAAYPGVMGTGATVADMTVLAEFSARGAGIALAAPGTEVLSVYPGGSWATASGSSMSAAVVTGAMAIVGSKLGVDVLAAAEARLLRTAVAVDPDGSVEHGGVDLLEALRSPVGRPRVELNQRR; from the coding sequence ATGCAACGCTGCCTGCTCGTCGTGGTCTCCGCTGCCGTGATCCTGGTGGCGGTCGGTTGTGAGTCCGGCTCGGATCGGTTCCGCGCCGATTCGCCGGTCGATCCCGGTGCGCACGCGTTCGAGCGTGCAGGCAACAGCGGTCCGGAGTCGAACGAGGGAACGATCGTACTGCTGGGGGGCGCGGACGCCGCGGCCGATCCGGTCGAGATTCTTCGCGACCTCGGGCTCGAACACCTGGTCACCGCGATCTCGTCGAATCTCGCGCGTCTCGAGAACCTCCCGATCGACCTGACCGAGCTGGAGCTCGACCCACGCATCGTTGCCGTGCAGTCGAATCATGGTGTCGTGCTCGGGGAGCCCTCCGACCTGACCATGGCTTTCTTCGAGGGCGACGTCGAGACGACCGATCTCGACCTGCGACCCGAGTTCCGGCCGCTGCGTCTGGCCGAGGTCCACCGCGAGGCGGACGGCTCGGGGATCCGCGTCGCGATCCTCGACACCGGTGTCGACACGGTGCATCCCTATCTGCAGGGCCGGCTCGAACTCGTCGACGTGCCCTCGCTGGGGCCGGTCCAGGAGACCGCCGACGGCATCGACGACGACGGGGACGGCTTCGTGGACGAGGCCTACGGTCACGGTTCGCACGTGGCGGGGATCGTGGCGACGGTCGCGCCGGGGGCGACCCTGGTTCCGTTCCGGATCCTGTCCGACGACGGCGTCGGCACGGCCTACGAACTGGCCCTCGGCCTGCGCGCCGCGATCCATGCCGACGTCGACGTGATCAACCTCAGTCTGTCCATCGGCGAAGAGTCCAACGTGGTGTCGGCGCTCATCGATCGCGCCCGTGCGCAGGGGATCGTGGTGGTCGCCTCCGGTGGGAACACCGGGGCCCAGGCCACGTACCCTGCGGCCTACCCAGGGGTGATGGGGACCGGCGCCACCGTGGCGGACATGACCGTGCTGGCCGAGTTCTCGGCCCGGGGAGCGGGCATCGCCCTGGCCGCGCCGGGTACCGAGGTGCTCAGCGTGTATCCGGGTGGTAGCTGGGCCACCGCGAGTGGGTCGTCGATGTCGGCTGCGGTCGTCACCGGCGCCATGGCGATCGTCGGCTCGAAGCTCGGTGTCGACGTGCTCGCGGCGGCAGAGGCCCGCTTGCTGCGGACGGCGGTCGCGGTCGATCCGGACGGCTCGGTCGAGCACGGCGGCGTGGATCTGTTGGAGGCGTTGCGGTCTCCGGTCGGTCGCCCGCGGGTCGAGCTCAACCAACGACGGTGA